One window of the Halobacillus litoralis genome contains the following:
- the tyrS gene encoding tyrosine--tRNA ligase → MDLLKDLHQRGLVNQITDEEGLEKHLDSGQVTLYCGFDPTADSLHIGHLLPILMLKRFQQAGHRPIALVGGGTGMIGDPSGRSTERQLNNAEVVHDYSESIKNQLAKILNFEEGDNAAVARNNHEWLSQMTIIDFLRDTGKHFGINYMLAKDSVESRIEQGISFTEFSYMILQSLDFQQLHEKENCTLQIGGSDQWGNITAGLELLRRSAAGEQEVDAYGLTVPLITKADGSKFGKTAGGAVWLDPEKTSPYEFYQFWINADDRDVIRFLKSFTFLSLEEIAELEKEVEAQPEKRVAQRRLAEEMTELVHDKEALKQAERISEALFSGDIKALSGEEIEQGFKDVPAYTSEVKNPQLLDLLVEGGISSSKRQAREDIGNGAVYINGERNQDLKHTIGEQDRIEDRFTIIRRGKKKYFLIRFQ, encoded by the coding sequence CATTTAGATAGCGGCCAAGTCACGCTCTACTGTGGATTCGATCCAACAGCTGACAGTTTGCATATCGGACATTTACTCCCTATTTTGATGCTGAAAAGATTCCAACAGGCAGGACACCGACCTATCGCTTTAGTTGGTGGCGGTACTGGCATGATTGGTGATCCAAGCGGGCGATCTACGGAGCGTCAATTGAACAATGCGGAAGTCGTTCACGATTACAGCGAAAGCATCAAAAACCAGCTTGCAAAAATCCTCAACTTTGAAGAGGGGGACAACGCAGCTGTAGCCAGAAACAATCATGAGTGGTTGTCACAAATGACCATCATAGATTTCCTGAGAGACACCGGCAAACATTTTGGGATCAATTACATGTTAGCTAAAGACTCTGTAGAATCGAGAATTGAACAAGGAATCAGCTTTACTGAATTCTCTTATATGATTCTTCAATCATTAGATTTTCAGCAACTTCATGAAAAAGAGAACTGTACCCTTCAAATAGGGGGGAGTGACCAATGGGGGAACATTACAGCAGGTTTGGAATTACTGAGGCGATCAGCTGCTGGGGAGCAAGAAGTAGATGCATACGGTTTGACGGTTCCATTGATTACGAAAGCAGATGGATCCAAATTCGGAAAAACAGCTGGCGGTGCGGTATGGCTGGATCCTGAAAAAACCTCTCCTTACGAGTTTTACCAGTTCTGGATCAATGCCGACGACCGCGATGTCATCCGCTTCTTGAAGTCCTTCACTTTCCTAAGTCTAGAAGAGATTGCAGAGTTAGAGAAGGAAGTGGAAGCACAGCCTGAAAAACGGGTTGCTCAGCGTAGGTTAGCAGAAGAAATGACAGAGCTTGTCCATGACAAGGAAGCGTTGAAGCAAGCAGAGCGTATTTCTGAAGCTCTATTTAGTGGAGATATAAAAGCTCTTTCTGGAGAAGAAATTGAGCAAGGGTTTAAGGATGTACCTGCTTACACCTCTGAAGTGAAAAATCCTCAACTTCTTGATTTGCTAGTTGAAGGTGGTATTTCATCCTCTAAGCGACAAGCTAGAGAAGATATCGGGAATGGTGCAGTATATATCAATGGAGAACGCAATCAGGATTTGAAGCACACGATTGGAGAACAGGATCGAATCGAAGACCGTTTCACTATAATTAGACGTGGCAAGAAAAAGTATTTCCTAATTAGATTCCAATAA
- the rpsD gene encoding 30S ribosomal protein S4 has translation MARYTGPTWKKSRRYGISLSGTGKELEKRPYAPGQHGPNQRKKLSEFGLQLQEKQKLRFMYGLTERQFRRMFEEAGNMKGIHGENFMILLESRLDNIVYRLGIARTRNQARQLVTHGHVTVDGGRVDIPSYRVAPGQEISLREKSQKLNVVEEAIEVNNFVPEYLTFDEDKREGTYTRFPERSELPSEINEHLIVEFYSR, from the coding sequence ATGGCACGTTATACAGGTCCAACCTGGAAAAAATCTCGTCGTTATGGTATTTCTTTAAGCGGAACTGGTAAGGAGCTTGAAAAGCGCCCTTACGCACCTGGACAACACGGTCCAAACCAACGTAAAAAACTATCCGAATTCGGTCTTCAACTACAAGAGAAGCAAAAGCTTCGTTTCATGTACGGTTTGACTGAGCGTCAATTCCGTCGTATGTTTGAAGAAGCGGGTAACATGAAAGGGATCCACGGTGAAAACTTCATGATCCTTCTTGAATCCCGTTTGGATAACATCGTTTACCGTCTTGGTATAGCTCGTACACGCAACCAAGCGCGTCAGCTAGTTACACACGGTCACGTAACAGTAGATGGTGGTCGCGTTGACATCCCATCTTACCGCGTAGCTCCTGGTCAAGAGATCAGCCTTCGTGAAAAATCTCAAAAACTTAACGTCGTAGAAGAGGCGATCGAAGTAAACAACTTCGTACCTGAATACCTCACTTTCGACGAAGACAAGCGTGAAGGAACGTACACTCGTTTTCCTGAACGTTCAGAGCTTCCTTCCGAAATCAACGAACACCTTATCGTTGAATTCTACTCCCGTTAA
- a CDS encoding sensor domain-containing diguanylate cyclase, which produces MIVKNFIEQRIQKIQSQLFELLTTETPYTFEQFIVNLSIEMEEVADAHFSAIYFLDEWKGHFRLYSETSPGHPFLRNHFSLDDLIHPDSDSLSSKEVEHIIRSGDTTMDLSITSLGSGKKIFGFLVLGFDQLPSFGEGLFKVLSDELTKCIKKVEGLYSTLEEKKKYELLYKVTSQFHSSIDTDGVLNEVIETLRKVYPDFQYYLLLSQDYTTDKDLPVRELAYDMDPSSKASIQAYMKGEIQIEDRLQEKQSYLYAPLKGKQGIYGVLQVVAPSYLYFPRKDIEFFLLIANTAGNALENAQLYQQSRKLNDDLQLINSTSQKLNSNIRLTEKISFMAFKIEQSFHAHEVGFLTWNEEQPDYYVLEGSSSFFTSKQCTSLVKQLEKMVEDQDEALFIGDFKNEMTEEYSPFRSVMAVPMTDHEHINGLAIVLHKEPYFFTFESFKLLQSLVHHSTLAFANSMLREKLEKAVITDYLTKLHSRIHLDECVEKHIEDSQEGHLILFDIDDFKLVNDTYGHQIGDEVICQVADVIKDNIEGVGIAARWGGEELAVFLPLISAEEAHELAERMRKKVVVNTHPSVTVSCGLASWNILKSMPDRKQIVQRADQALYKAKNSGKNKLVVAEEYRNSF; this is translated from the coding sequence ATGATTGTAAAAAACTTTATTGAACAGCGAATTCAAAAAATTCAAAGTCAATTATTCGAGTTACTCACAACCGAGACACCTTACACCTTTGAACAATTCATTGTCAATCTTTCCATAGAAATGGAAGAAGTAGCGGATGCCCATTTCAGTGCTATTTATTTTTTGGATGAATGGAAAGGCCATTTCCGGTTGTACTCGGAAACTTCTCCAGGTCACCCATTTTTACGTAATCACTTTTCTTTAGATGATCTCATACATCCAGACTCTGACTCTCTCAGCTCAAAGGAAGTGGAACATATCATACGTTCAGGGGATACAACGATGGATTTGTCGATCACATCGCTTGGGTCAGGGAAGAAGATATTTGGGTTCTTAGTCTTAGGGTTCGATCAACTTCCTTCTTTTGGAGAAGGATTGTTTAAGGTCCTTTCTGATGAATTGACGAAATGTATTAAAAAAGTCGAAGGTCTATATTCGACTCTTGAAGAAAAGAAGAAGTATGAGTTGCTTTATAAAGTTACTTCTCAATTTCATTCTTCTATTGATACAGATGGAGTTTTGAATGAAGTGATTGAGACTTTGAGGAAGGTATATCCTGATTTTCAGTATTACCTTTTGTTATCGCAAGATTATACAACTGATAAAGACTTACCGGTCCGTGAGCTTGCATACGATATGGATCCATCTTCAAAAGCGAGTATACAAGCTTACATGAAGGGTGAAATACAAATAGAAGATCGCCTTCAAGAAAAACAATCGTATTTATACGCCCCGTTGAAAGGGAAACAAGGGATATATGGGGTTTTACAAGTGGTCGCACCGAGCTATTTATATTTTCCGAGAAAAGATATAGAATTTTTTCTGCTTATTGCAAATACAGCAGGTAACGCACTTGAGAACGCTCAACTCTATCAACAATCAAGAAAACTTAATGATGATTTACAATTGATCAATTCTACTTCTCAAAAATTAAATTCAAATATTCGATTAACTGAAAAGATAAGTTTTATGGCTTTCAAAATCGAGCAATCGTTCCATGCCCATGAAGTTGGTTTCCTCACATGGAATGAGGAACAACCTGATTATTATGTACTTGAAGGAAGTTCATCTTTTTTCACTTCAAAGCAGTGCACCTCTTTGGTCAAACAACTGGAAAAAATGGTGGAAGATCAGGATGAAGCACTGTTCATCGGCGATTTTAAGAATGAAATGACGGAGGAATACAGCCCTTTCAGATCAGTGATGGCAGTGCCGATGACGGATCATGAACATATAAATGGTTTAGCCATCGTGCTTCACAAAGAACCATATTTTTTTACATTCGAATCATTCAAACTTCTGCAATCACTGGTCCATCACTCGACACTCGCTTTTGCCAATTCTATGCTGAGGGAAAAGCTCGAGAAAGCTGTGATCACTGATTATTTGACAAAATTACATTCGAGAATCCATTTGGATGAATGTGTAGAGAAGCATATCGAGGATAGTCAGGAAGGGCATTTGATTCTTTTTGATATTGATGATTTCAAACTGGTTAATGATACATATGGTCATCAAATCGGGGACGAAGTCATTTGCCAGGTGGCGGACGTCATTAAGGATAACATTGAAGGAGTCGGAATAGCAGCCCGGTGGGGAGGGGAGGAACTGGCTGTATTCTTACCGTTGATTTCAGCCGAAGAAGCACATGAACTGGCTGAAAGGATGCGAAAAAAAGTTGTTGTCAATACTCATCCTTCTGTGACAGTTTCTTGCGGCCTGGCTTCTTGGAATATCTTAAAGAGTATGCCTGACCGAAAACAGATTGTTCAACGAGCGGACCAAGCTCTTTATAAAGCTAAAAATTCTGGTAAAAATAAATTGGTCGTTGCGGAAGAGTATCGCAACTCTTTTTAA
- a CDS encoding GAF domain-containing protein, with translation MFQSSAYTGTKEENYGLLIKQLKALIEDEPDAIANLSNASSLLNQFLEDVNWVGFYLWKENQLVLGPFQGLPACVRIPSGKGVCGTAVSEQSVQRVEDVQAFPGHIACDAASQSEIVIPILKDKEIYGVLDIDSPSKGRFDEIDEEKLLDFVTTLQKHL, from the coding sequence ATGTTTCAATCATCTGCCTATACCGGCACTAAAGAAGAAAATTATGGTCTATTGATCAAACAATTGAAAGCCCTCATTGAAGATGAACCGGATGCCATTGCTAATTTGTCGAATGCTTCTTCCTTACTGAATCAATTCTTAGAAGATGTGAATTGGGTAGGGTTTTACTTATGGAAAGAAAATCAACTGGTGCTTGGTCCGTTCCAAGGTTTGCCTGCATGTGTAAGAATTCCATCTGGCAAAGGAGTTTGCGGGACAGCCGTTTCTGAGCAAAGTGTCCAGAGAGTCGAAGACGTTCAGGCCTTTCCAGGGCACATTGCTTGTGATGCCGCAAGTCAATCAGAAATAGTCATACCTATCTTAAAGGATAAAGAGATTTATGGTGTCTTAGATATAGACAGTCCTTCTAAAGGCAGATTTGACGAAATCGATGAAGAAAAACTGCTTGATTTTGTCACAACCCTGCAAAAGCATTTGTAA
- the refZ gene encoding forespore capture DNA-binding protein RefZ, with the protein MTRLNMTRSKVLDVACRLFYSQGFNGTSVRDIAKAANVNVSLIHYYFKSKQGLFESLAVSYFEPYLEMLESEQLTDDDNHLNSLVRKILHYKQSHYQLSCLLYRELTLNTVFAREMLVTYLAKENHLFIQLLFQKNSQIEVTFKEKLCLLQLKGLLNAPFMMPQEFKDPFITEASIDHFVRVYSELMNDHQSVQLIAAKM; encoded by the coding sequence ATGACTCGACTGAACATGACACGTTCTAAGGTGTTAGATGTAGCCTGCCGCCTATTTTACAGCCAAGGATTCAATGGGACATCCGTGAGAGATATTGCAAAGGCTGCAAATGTCAATGTCTCCTTGATCCATTATTACTTCAAAAGTAAGCAAGGTCTTTTTGAATCGCTTGCTGTCAGTTATTTTGAACCTTATCTTGAGATGTTAGAAAGTGAGCAACTTACTGACGATGATAATCATTTGAATTCTTTAGTGAGGAAAATTTTACATTATAAACAATCCCATTATCAACTATCCTGTTTGCTTTATCGGGAATTAACTTTGAATACCGTTTTTGCTCGTGAGATGCTTGTTACTTATTTAGCGAAGGAAAATCATCTTTTCATACAACTTCTTTTTCAGAAAAACTCTCAAATCGAAGTGACTTTTAAAGAGAAGCTTTGCCTTCTACAATTAAAGGGGCTTCTTAATGCACCATTCATGATGCCTCAGGAGTTCAAGGATCCTTTTATAACAGAAGCATCCATAGACCATTTCGTCAGGGTGTATAGTGAACTTATGAACGATCATCAATCTGTACAATTGATAGCTGCTAAAATGTAA
- the hisJ gene encoding histidinol-phosphatase HisJ, producing MRDGHVHSPYCPHGTTDSLKSYIEKAIQSGYHSLTFTEHAPLPPSFSDPVPEKDSGMNSKKIDDYFTDIEKMKENYKKDIIIQKGLEVDYIEGFEEETKHFLDIYGPHMDDSILSVHFLKGKNNWYCIDYSPEMYRASMEDIGSNDHLYQKYFQTLKKSILSDLGEFKPKRIGHMTLVKKFHHLFPAPEQWKEYAVDFLEFVKSNDFSLDYNGAGTKKPHCKETYPPLNLARRASSMGIPLIYGSDAHKSSAITQGLDDIDEKLLTF from the coding sequence ATGAGAGATGGACATGTCCATTCACCCTACTGCCCTCACGGCACAACTGACTCCTTAAAATCATATATTGAAAAGGCAATCCAATCCGGTTATCACTCTCTGACATTTACAGAACACGCTCCATTACCTCCTTCTTTTTCAGACCCTGTCCCTGAAAAAGATAGTGGGATGAATTCAAAAAAGATCGATGATTATTTCACGGATATTGAGAAAATGAAAGAAAACTATAAAAAAGACATCATCATTCAAAAGGGGTTAGAGGTTGACTATATTGAGGGGTTCGAGGAAGAGACCAAGCACTTTTTGGATATTTATGGCCCTCATATGGATGATAGTATATTGTCTGTACATTTCTTGAAAGGCAAAAACAATTGGTATTGTATTGATTATAGTCCTGAAATGTACAGGGCTTCTATGGAGGACATCGGTAGTAATGACCATTTATACCAAAAGTATTTTCAGACACTTAAGAAATCAATTTTGAGCGACCTGGGTGAATTTAAACCAAAGCGTATCGGTCATATGACACTTGTTAAGAAATTTCATCATTTATTTCCTGCTCCGGAACAGTGGAAGGAATATGCGGTCGATTTCCTTGAATTTGTGAAAAGCAATGACTTTTCACTTGATTACAATGGGGCAGGTACAAAAAAACCCCATTGCAAAGAAACTTATCCACCTCTAAATTTAGCGAGACGGGCTTCCTCAATGGGGATTCCTCTGATTTATGGTTCAGATGCTCATAAATCTTCAGCTATTACACAAGGTCTGGATGATATAGATGAAAAGCTGCTTACATTTTAG
- the ezrA gene encoding septation ring formation regulator EzrA has protein sequence MKFVIGAILLLIALFIIGLIWRKKVYDEVDRLEGWKMDIMNRRVTEELSKVKNLNLSGETQEKFENWRNRWDRILTKELPELEEDLFDAEEAADRYRLKRVKVVLAQTEKKLLNIEEDIKRMLEELENLLDSEKQSRIEIETMEPELKDLTKVLIQNRHQYGKAIHVFEQRVDNLKDQLGEYERLAEQGDYIEANALVKNIREEIVALHEGIQYFPDRYKKAKSELPEQLKELKYGLDDMKAEGYRVSHFDFLPEIHKYERSLEEMVVQLEQGDETEVEETLNEIEVRIQEMYQLLESEAIAHHYVEKQLVPLKAQLDELDYLLTDTERELKEIQITYQLEEEDLESYRGVKNWFNQLKNRMTSIDFKREDGETSYAALREDLEQVQEQVGELQEQHGYFNERVQSLRKDEREAKKKLANMEELLLDTHRRLKRSNIPGIPTSIYEDMKLASEKVDEVFQNLEKQPLDMTVVLVKLEEAVEMTEQLSQDAEKVMGKAHFAERVIQYGNRYRSKYPLLAAKLLEAEDRFRTFHYDEALTLAAEAIKEVDPDLFSKIDLEEEVLV, from the coding sequence ATGAAGTTTGTCATAGGGGCTATTTTACTACTTATTGCATTGTTCATCATAGGGCTGATTTGGCGGAAAAAAGTCTATGATGAAGTAGATCGCCTAGAAGGTTGGAAAATGGATATCATGAATCGGCGCGTCACCGAAGAGTTATCCAAGGTGAAGAATTTGAACCTTTCGGGTGAGACTCAAGAGAAATTCGAGAATTGGCGGAACCGATGGGATCGAATCCTTACAAAAGAACTGCCGGAGCTTGAAGAAGATCTCTTCGATGCAGAGGAAGCAGCTGATCGATATCGCTTGAAAAGAGTGAAAGTAGTGTTAGCTCAGACCGAAAAGAAGTTATTGAACATTGAAGAAGACATTAAGAGAATGTTGGAAGAGTTGGAAAACTTACTCGATTCCGAAAAACAGAGCCGGATTGAAATTGAAACGATGGAGCCGGAATTAAAAGATTTAACGAAAGTGTTGATTCAAAACCGGCACCAATATGGAAAAGCGATTCATGTTTTTGAACAGCGCGTTGATAACCTGAAGGATCAATTAGGTGAATATGAAAGGTTGGCAGAACAAGGGGACTATATTGAAGCTAACGCTTTAGTGAAGAATATCCGTGAAGAAATAGTAGCGTTACATGAAGGCATACAATACTTCCCGGATCGTTACAAAAAAGCAAAATCAGAGCTGCCTGAACAATTGAAAGAATTAAAATACGGTTTGGACGATATGAAAGCTGAAGGCTACCGGGTTTCCCACTTTGATTTCTTGCCGGAAATACATAAATATGAGCGTTCATTGGAAGAAATGGTTGTCCAACTTGAACAGGGAGACGAAACGGAAGTTGAAGAGACTTTAAATGAAATAGAAGTACGTATTCAAGAAATGTACCAACTGCTTGAAAGTGAAGCGATTGCTCATCATTATGTAGAAAAACAATTGGTTCCACTTAAAGCCCAATTGGACGAACTGGACTATTTGTTGACAGATACGGAGCGGGAATTGAAAGAAATACAAATCACATACCAACTGGAAGAAGAAGACTTGGAATCATATCGAGGCGTCAAGAATTGGTTCAACCAATTAAAGAATCGGATGACGAGTATCGATTTCAAACGTGAAGATGGAGAGACCTCCTATGCTGCTCTCCGGGAAGATTTAGAACAAGTCCAGGAGCAAGTGGGAGAACTTCAAGAGCAGCACGGTTATTTCAACGAGCGGGTCCAGAGTCTCCGTAAAGATGAGCGTGAAGCTAAGAAGAAACTTGCTAACATGGAAGAATTACTTTTGGATACACACCGTCGTTTGAAGCGTAGTAACATTCCGGGCATTCCCACTTCGATCTATGAAGATATGAAACTGGCAAGTGAGAAGGTTGATGAAGTTTTTCAAAACCTTGAGAAGCAGCCATTGGATATGACGGTTGTTCTGGTGAAATTAGAGGAAGCTGTAGAGATGACTGAACAATTAAGCCAGGATGCGGAAAAAGTGATGGGAAAAGCACACTTTGCAGAGCGAGTGATTCAGTATGGTAACCGCTACAGAAGCAAGTATCCTCTCCTGGCTGCAAAACTCTTAGAGGCAGAAGATCGATTCAGAACTTTCCATTACGATGAAGCTCTGACATTAGCAGCAGAGGCCATAAAAGAAGTGGATCCGGATTTATTTTCTAAGATTGATTTAGAAGAAGAAGTACTCGTGTAG
- a CDS encoding cysteine desulfurase family protein, protein MIYLDNSATTRPLPEVLDSFQKAADQYYANPSSVHSFGSEAERLLERSRKQASSLLQVDPQEVVFTSGGTEGNNMAVKGIAFQHQTRGKHLITSRIEHPSVIQAFGALESLGFEVTYINVNKDGKVNLEELKGALREDTTLVSIMSVNNELGTLQPIKEIGQILKDYPKIFFHVDHVQGIGKIDLPIKDWGIDLCTISGHKIHGLKGTGALVVQKYVSLFPLLHGGSQESEVRAGTENLPGTVAFVKALRLLHEDQIGKSDHLRTLRHLLWTSLKKRSYCQINSPKDGAPHIVNFSIPGYKPEVVIHSLGEKGIFISTKSACSSKQPDVSTVLKACNLDHDLTTSALRVSMSYQNNEKEIEKFLEILDTTVEKLQQTMG, encoded by the coding sequence ATGATTTATTTAGATAATAGTGCGACAACCCGACCACTTCCGGAAGTGTTGGACAGTTTCCAGAAAGCAGCTGACCAATATTATGCGAACCCTTCCTCTGTCCATAGCTTTGGAAGCGAAGCAGAACGTCTGTTAGAACGTTCAAGGAAACAAGCTTCCAGCTTGTTGCAGGTAGATCCTCAAGAAGTGGTATTCACCTCAGGTGGAACGGAAGGGAACAATATGGCAGTCAAGGGGATTGCTTTTCAACATCAGACGAGAGGAAAGCACTTGATTACCTCCCGAATTGAACACCCTTCTGTAATCCAGGCATTTGGTGCACTAGAGTCTTTGGGCTTTGAAGTCACTTATATAAATGTAAATAAGGATGGGAAGGTTAATCTGGAGGAGCTTAAAGGCGCTCTTAGAGAAGATACCACCCTTGTAAGTATCATGTCGGTGAATAATGAGTTAGGAACGCTCCAGCCGATTAAAGAAATAGGCCAGATATTAAAAGATTATCCAAAAATATTTTTTCATGTTGATCATGTCCAGGGCATAGGGAAAATCGATTTACCAATAAAGGATTGGGGCATAGACTTGTGTACAATTTCCGGCCATAAAATCCATGGCTTAAAGGGTACAGGAGCGTTGGTCGTTCAAAAGTACGTGTCTTTATTTCCTTTGCTTCATGGTGGCAGTCAAGAGTCAGAAGTTCGGGCTGGTACAGAAAACCTGCCAGGGACGGTCGCTTTTGTGAAAGCTCTTCGTTTACTACACGAAGACCAAATTGGTAAGAGCGATCACTTACGCACGCTCAGGCATTTGCTGTGGACAAGTTTGAAAAAACGCTCTTATTGTCAGATCAACTCTCCTAAGGATGGAGCTCCACATATCGTCAATTTTTCGATTCCAGGCTATAAGCCGGAAGTCGTGATCCACTCCTTAGGAGAAAAGGGGATTTTCATCTCTACGAAATCAGCTTGTTCCTCAAAACAGCCAGACGTAAGTACAGTATTAAAAGCTTGTAATCTGGATCATGACCTGACTACATCCGCTCTCAGGGTAAGCATGTCTTATCAAAATAATGAAAAAGAAATAGAGAAGTTTCTTGAAATTTTAGACACAACAGTAGAAAAATTACAGCAAACGATGGGGTGA
- the thiI gene encoding tRNA uracil 4-sulfurtransferase ThiI has translation MNFDRIMIRYGEMALKGKNKKAFEQKLQSNIARMLRKHPETTIQKTQGRMFVHLNGEDPHEVMQKCQNVFGIHSLSFTVKVEKEEEQMKEAVLLAFNEANDAKSFKISSKRTDKTFPIPSQEMNPILGGHILRNTENVKVDVHNPDVEIKVEVRHEGTYVTAQDYPGGGGLPVGTTGKSLLMLSGGIDSPVSGYLTMKRGVEIDAVHFHSPPYTSERAKQKVIDLAQELAKYGSKINIHVIPFTGIQQKIHREMPEGYSMTIMRRMMMRISEKVASKENILSLTTGESLGQVASQTMESMNTINEVTNYPIVRPLVSMDKLEIIDIARKIGTYDISIRPFEDCCTVFVPKAPKTKPNREKANYYESNADFTQDIEDALEESYVIEVTADHVKTNQQKDDEFSDLL, from the coding sequence ATGAATTTTGATCGTATAATGATTCGATATGGAGAAATGGCTCTAAAAGGAAAAAATAAAAAAGCATTTGAACAGAAGTTACAGAGCAATATCGCACGTATGTTAAGAAAACATCCTGAAACAACCATTCAAAAAACTCAAGGACGAATGTTCGTTCATCTGAATGGCGAAGACCCTCATGAAGTTATGCAAAAGTGTCAGAATGTGTTTGGTATCCATAGTCTCAGTTTTACTGTAAAGGTGGAAAAAGAAGAAGAACAAATGAAAGAGGCTGTTCTATTGGCTTTTAATGAGGCGAATGATGCTAAGTCGTTTAAAATATCTTCCAAACGAACGGATAAGACATTTCCTATACCATCTCAAGAAATGAATCCTATACTCGGTGGTCATATCTTAAGGAATACAGAGAATGTAAAGGTCGATGTCCACAATCCTGATGTCGAAATAAAAGTGGAAGTTCGTCATGAAGGAACTTATGTAACCGCGCAGGACTACCCGGGGGGTGGGGGTTTACCTGTTGGAACCACGGGTAAAAGTTTGCTTATGCTTTCCGGCGGTATCGACAGTCCTGTCTCTGGTTACCTGACAATGAAGCGGGGAGTTGAGATTGATGCTGTTCACTTTCATTCACCTCCATACACTAGTGAACGCGCCAAGCAGAAAGTCATAGATTTAGCCCAGGAATTGGCAAAATACGGGTCAAAAATCAACATTCATGTTATTCCATTCACAGGTATTCAACAAAAAATCCACAGGGAGATGCCTGAGGGTTATAGTATGACAATCATGAGGCGAATGATGATGAGAATCAGTGAAAAGGTCGCTTCAAAAGAGAATATTTTGTCGCTTACAACAGGAGAAAGTCTTGGCCAAGTGGCAAGTCAAACGATGGAGAGTATGAACACGATCAATGAAGTGACCAATTATCCGATCGTTCGTCCGTTAGTCTCTATGGATAAACTTGAAATCATTGACATCGCTCGTAAAATCGGAACCTATGACATTTCCATACGCCCGTTTGAAGACTGTTGTACAGTGTTTGTTCCAAAAGCACCTAAAACTAAACCGAATCGGGAAAAGGCGAATTATTATGAATCCAACGCAGATTTCACCCAAGATATCGAGGACGCCCTGGAAGAATCCTATGTTATTGAAGTGACCGCAGACCACGTTAAAACAAATCAGCAGAAAGACGATGAATTCAGTGATTTGTTATAA